Proteins found in one Nostoc sp. NIES-3756 genomic segment:
- a CDS encoding glycosyltransferase — MNNSPLISVIIPAYNCEKTIKKTINSVLQQAFTDFELIVVNDGSQDSTLDVVGEIHDTRLKVFSFENAGGNVSRNRGLNLAVGNYISFLDADDIWTPDKLESQLEALQKNPEAHVAYSWTDYIDEEDNFLVSGRHVSANGDIYEKLLISNFLDNGSNPLISKESLVELEGFDESLKAAQDWDMWLRLAAKYSFVAVPKVQILYRVSSHSLSANLTRQEKYCLQVLEKSSHIRPPKNKKTLHLSKANIYKYLTCKALQEPFSKEKGFLALKYLYRYFLNDYYRKTQVSFLIKILLKILVIITLPASLSTNLLSKIKLENPKKEFSAIKSRS; from the coding sequence ATGAATAATTCACCATTAATATCTGTAATTATACCAGCATATAATTGCGAAAAAACCATCAAAAAAACAATTAACTCAGTTTTACAACAAGCATTTACTGATTTTGAGTTAATTGTAGTTAATGACGGCTCACAGGATTCAACATTAGATGTTGTTGGTGAAATTCATGATACAAGGCTGAAAGTATTTTCCTTTGAGAATGCTGGTGGTAACGTTAGCCGAAATCGAGGGCTAAATCTTGCAGTAGGAAACTATATCAGTTTTCTAGACGCTGATGATATTTGGACACCAGATAAACTGGAATCTCAATTAGAAGCACTACAAAAAAATCCAGAGGCTCATGTCGCCTATAGCTGGACGGATTATATTGATGAAGAAGATAATTTTTTAGTATCAGGTAGACATGTATCTGCTAATGGAGATATTTATGAAAAGTTGTTAATAAGTAATTTTTTGGATAATGGTTCTAATCCTTTAATAAGTAAAGAATCTTTAGTAGAATTAGAAGGTTTTGATGAGTCTCTCAAAGCCGCTCAAGATTGGGATATGTGGTTAAGATTAGCTGCAAAATACTCTTTTGTAGCTGTACCCAAAGTGCAAATTTTATATCGAGTAAGTTCCCATTCCTTGTCTGCAAATTTAACTAGACAAGAAAAATATTGTTTACAAGTCCTTGAAAAATCATCTCATATCAGACCACCAAAGAATAAGAAAACTTTACATTTAAGCAAAGCAAATATATATAAATACTTAACTTGTAAAGCTTTACAAGAACCTTTTAGTAAAGAAAAAGGTTTTCTAGCATTAAAATATTTATATAGATATTTTTTAAATGATTACTATAGAAAAACTCAAGTAAGTTTCCTTATAAAAATATTATTGAAAATTCTTGTAATTATTACATTACCTGCTTCTCTATCTACTAATCTCCTATCTAAAATAAAGTTAGAGAACCCAAAAAAAGAGTTTTCTGCAATAAAAAGTAGATCATAG
- a CDS encoding TIGR04282 family arsenosugar biosynthesis glycosyltransferase, translating to MLQPLTILQQHLIIFSRYPEPGKTKTRLIPALGAGGAANLQRQMTEYTLSQVKELQQVINVSSEVRFVGGDVQLMQNWLGADLVYQPQGDGDLGLRMTRSLYDAFQVQATQVVIIGTDCPGLNCQILTQAFEQTYTVDLVLGPAVDGGYYLIGLRRFVPELFINIDWGSSQVLHQTVEIANKLNLSYHYLPQLADVDRPEDLPIWQQVWETEVKMR from the coding sequence GTGCTGCAACCATTAACAATTCTTCAACAGCACCTCATTATTTTTAGTCGCTACCCAGAACCAGGGAAGACGAAAACCAGATTAATACCTGCTTTGGGTGCTGGTGGTGCTGCTAACCTGCAACGACAAATGACTGAATACACATTATCTCAAGTCAAAGAACTGCAACAAGTAATTAACGTATCTTCAGAGGTGCGGTTTGTAGGTGGTGATGTACAGCTAATGCAAAATTGGTTGGGTGCAGATTTAGTTTACCAGCCCCAAGGTGATGGGGATTTGGGTTTACGGATGACGCGATCGCTGTATGATGCCTTTCAAGTACAAGCAACACAAGTTGTAATTATCGGCACTGACTGCCCTGGATTGAATTGTCAGATCCTTACTCAAGCTTTTGAGCAAACATATACAGTTGATTTAGTACTTGGCCCAGCTGTTGATGGTGGTTATTACTTAATAGGGTTACGTCGCTTCGTTCCAGAATTATTCATCAATATCGACTGGGGAAGTTCGCAAGTATTACACCAGACTGTGGAGATTGCGAACAAACTTAACCTCTCATATCATTATCTACCACAGCTAGCTGATGTTGATAGACCAGAGGATTTACCGATTTGGCAGCAAGTTTGGGAAACAGAAGTTAAGATGAGGTAA
- a CDS encoding pilus assembly FimT family protein: MPQQVHLLCFFRKRHNHNIPTVDGFTLPEVLVVVLFIGIIANLALPNWLVFVDTQRLNQAQSQVYNAMRQAQSQASKEKLTWQASFRESNGIVQWAVHPATVSPVVANWNNLDSRVSLDAETTLQESNGVRRIQFDYQGSVRQPPLGRITLSSKSGGKTKRCVIVSTILGAMRTAKERSSAEGGRYCY; this comes from the coding sequence ATGCCTCAACAGGTGCATCTTTTATGTTTTTTTAGGAAGAGACACAACCACAATATTCCTACTGTTGATGGCTTCACATTACCCGAAGTCTTGGTAGTAGTTTTATTTATCGGTATAATAGCAAATTTGGCACTCCCCAACTGGTTGGTTTTTGTAGATACTCAACGTCTTAATCAAGCTCAAAGCCAAGTTTATAATGCTATGCGGCAAGCTCAAAGCCAAGCAAGCAAGGAAAAATTAACTTGGCAGGCTAGCTTTCGAGAAAGTAATGGTATAGTTCAATGGGCTGTTCATCCGGCTACTGTTAGCCCTGTTGTTGCTAATTGGAATAATCTCGATTCTCGTGTAAGTCTTGATGCAGAAACGACTTTACAGGAGTCAAACGGTGTGAGACGCATTCAATTTGATTATCAAGGAAGTGTGAGACAGCCGCCTTTGGGTAGGATTACTTTATCTAGCAAATCTGGTGGTAAAACTAAACGTTGTGTTATTGTTTCCACTATTTTAGGGGCAATGCGAACTGCAAAAGAGCGTAGTAGCGCAGAAGGTGGTAGGTATTGCTATTAA